One stretch of Armigeres subalbatus isolate Guangzhou_Male chromosome 2, GZ_Asu_2, whole genome shotgun sequence DNA includes these proteins:
- the LOC134215271 gene encoding uncharacterized protein LOC134215271: MMSIRRRNKTTTIPFLIARNKQQLQFHCFGSFCSMMEDGEGYTDRDTGSSYEESVHQAENGLALEDSDKYIIEALDDDPEEYVHQNENGVDLEDYEKYTIKALDDDPMVNPLDDDNETDGPSLRDDVNDEQTNHDAKRSRKNNLSLSASFFKRRFVGETSGSLIASQTISGDSVDEILRSVWTIVKPMICREVIFVMEKGNQIPTWGESDPTYDDMGKFIYAKPSKSKTCRYQPD, encoded by the exons AtgatgtcaataagaagaagaaacaaaacaacaacaataCCGTTTCTCATCGCCCGCAATAAACAGCAACTGCAGTTTCATTGTTTTGGATCGTTTTGCAg CATGATGGAGGATGGAGAAGGCTACACTGACCGAGACACCGGTAGCAGCTATGAGGAATCAGTGCATCAAGCTGAAAATGGTCTGGCTTTGGAGGATTCCGACAAATATATAATCGAAGCACTTGACGATGATCCTGAGGAATACGTGCATCAAAACGAAAATGGTGTGGATTTGGAGGATTATGAGAAATACACAATTAAAGCGCTTGACGATGATCCCATGGTTAATCCTTTAGATGACGATAACGAGACAGATGGTCCTAGTCTCAGAGACGACGTAAACGATGAGCAGACGAATCATGATGCTAAGCGCAGTCGAAAAAACAACTTGTCCCTATCCGCCTCCTTCTTCAAGCGTCGATTTGTTGGCGAAACATCCGGCAGCCTCATAGCATCGCAAACTATTTCAGGTGATTCAGTCGACGAAATATTGAGGAGCGTATGGACTATTGTCAAACCGATGATATGCCGTGAAGTAATCTTTGTTATGGAGAAAGGAAACCAAATACCAACATGGGGCGAAAGCGACCCGACCTACGACGATATGGGAAAATTCATATATGCAAAACCATCAAAATCGAAGACGTGTCGATATCAGCCAGATTAG
- the LOC134209302 gene encoding uncharacterized protein LOC134209302, with translation MVDILKNVRHQHASTNTVYHCLYDYYYLGRNTLSKIYAKHRTTISFWIRKYEENGFFNRKEKERVYLRFNIEQRKWLVDLYTSCPIIYLDEAKAAFERHFHKTISTSSVSRILHAEGLSWKVLERRAVQIRIQDIYRFVSDLAIVSWDIHCLVFLDEVSFDNRGMLRNKGYAPVGKKLVYRGEFIRRPRCSMLSFLGYDGVLETYSTEGTFTRDKFFSNVRAFATSGVVFRNPGKYSVWILDGARIHCHKSIVEYLRSLGIIVVFLPAYAPFYNPIEFLFGYLKQYLKRVYVENSRKDLTVVIADALRHFKNYDCSRIFAKCGYLPGGQFDPSLGLGQDTLR, from the exons ATGGTAGACATTCTGAAGAATGTTCGGCATCAACATGCTTCAACCAACACCGTGTATCATTGTTTATATGATTATTATTACCTTGGA CGCAATACCCTTTCTAAAATTTATGCGAAGCACCGGACGACAATCTCATTCTGGATCCGGAAATATGAGGAAAATGGATTTTTTAACCGCAAGGAAAAGGAAAGAGTATATCTGCGATTTAATATCGAACAACGGAAATGGTTAGTAGACCTATACACAAGTTGTCCAATCATTTACTTGGACGAAGCCAAAGCTGCATTTGAGCGGcatttccacaaaaccatcagcACTTCTTCTGTAAGTAGGATTCTACATGCCGAAGGACTCTCCTGGAAAGTGTTAGAAAGACGAGCAGTCCAAATACGAATACAGGACATTTACAGATTTGTATCAGATCTGGCCATCGTATCATGGGATATTCACTGTTTAGTATTCCTAGATGAAGTATCGTTCGATAATCGTGGAATGCTCCGTAATAAGGGTTATGCACCAGTGGGAAAGAAGCTGGTATATCGAGGGGAGTTTATTCGCCGTCCGCGTTGCTCTATGCTAAGTTTCTTAGGATACGATGGAGTGCTTGAAACATATTCGACAGAAGGAACATTCACCAGAGATAAATTTTTCAGTAATGTCCGCGCTTTTGCAACCTCAGGGGTGGTGTTCCGCAACCCAGGGAAATACTCCGTTTGGATTCTAGACGGAGCGCGAATTCATTGCCATAAATCGATTGTAGAATACCTCCGATCGTTGGGAATAATAGTGGTGTTTCTACCCGCATATGCTCCGTTCTATAATCCCATTGAGTTTTTATTTGGgtatttaaaacaatatttaaaacgAGTATACGTTGAAAATAGTAGAAAAGATCTTACCGTTGTGATCGCAGACGCTCTTCGACATTTCAAAAATTATGATTGCTCTAGAATCTTTGCAAAATGTGGATATTTACCTGGGGGACAATTTGATCCAAGTCTGGGTCTTGGCCAAGATACACTGAGATGA
- the LOC134215270 gene encoding uncharacterized protein LOC134215270 — MDNVILQNVEHKHASTNTKYHCLYDYYFLGINRTQLAVIYRKSKSTIGSWIESYEANGLLSSKQREQVFRKFSAKHRQWIVALYQEKPVLYLEECRDFFYQQFRIEISGSSICRILHAEGLSWQALERRAIQIKEHEILRFCSEMSLFDWDLYHLVFLDEVSIDSKGILRNTGYGPKGKRLVYRGEFVRRPRASYLCFLGMNGVLDTFETEGTFTRQIYFDCCREFALKNEKVQRYPGYNSVWIMDGARIHCDPNIILYLRSIGILPVFLPPYCPFFNPVELVFGMTKSRIRKAYVENKNEKLSLLALETFMALEKYNCSNIYKHCGYLPGGVFDPSIGMTQNENQVRNE; from the coding sequence ATGGACAACGTAATTCTGCAGAATGTTGAGCATAAGCATGCCAGCACGAACACAAAATACCATTGCCTCTACGACTACTATTTCCTTGGGATAAATCGGACCCAGCTTGCGGTTATCTACCGAAAGAGCAAATCGACCATCGGAAGTTGGATTGAATCCTACGAAGCAAACGGTTTACTGTCATCTAAGCAGCGGGAACAAGTATTCCGGAAGTTCAGCGCGAAACATAGACAATGGATCGTGGCTTTATACCAAGAAAAGCCAGTTCTTTACCTTGAGGAATGCAGAGACTTCTTCTACCAGCAGTTCCGGATTGAAATCAGTGGATCCAGCATTTGCAGAATTTTGCATGCCGAAGGACTTTCGTGGCAAGCGCTAGAACGTAGGGCCATTCAAATTAAAGAGCATGAAATTCTTCGTTTCTGCTCAGAAATGAGCTTGTTCGACTGGGACCTTTATCATCTTGTGTTTCTTGATGAAGTGTCGATAGATAGCAAGGGTATTTTGAGAAACACGGGCTATGGACCAAAGGGAAAACGGCTAGTGTATCGTGGAGAATTTGTGCGTCGCCCTAGAGCGTCATACTTATGTTTCCTGGGTATGAACGGTGTCTTAGATACATTCGAAACTGAGGGAACTTTCACCAGGCAAATATACTTTGATTGCTGTCGCGAATTTGCTTTAAAGAATGAAAAAGTACAGCGATATCCAGGGTACAATTCGGTGTGGATTATGGACGGGGCACGGATCCACTGTGACCCCAATATAATTCTTTATCTCCGCtcaataggaattcttccagtgtTTTTGCCACCGTATTGCCCATTCTTCAATCCCGTGGAATTGGTATTTGGAATGACAAAATCGCGAATTAGAAAAGCTTACGTTGAAAATAAGAACGAAAAACTTTCTTTATTAGCTCTTGAAACATTCATGGCTCTCGAAAAGTACAATTGCAGTAACATTTATAAACATTGTGGCTATTTACCAGGCGGTGTCTTCGATCCATCGATTGGAATGACCCAAAATGAGAATCAGGTTCGTAACGAATAa
- the LOC134215269 gene encoding uncharacterized protein LOC134215269 — protein sequence MMSIRRRNKTTTIPFLIARNKQQLQFHCFGSFCSMMEDGEGYTDRDTGSSYEESVHQAENGVALEDSDKYIIEALDDDPEEYVHQNENGVDLEDYEKYTIKALDDDPMVNPLDDDNETDGPSLRDDVNDEQTNHDAKRSRKNNLSLSASFFKRRFVGETSGSLIASQTISGDSVDEILRSVWTIVKPMICREVIFVMEKGNQIPTWGESDPTYDDMGKFIYMQNHQNRRRVDISQISSKLLISWRGKVIRVHVHIYSTAVFCKQLWDLVDKQLVKFQQTDRAGAPSNQSLSQLADELRELHGKHFTGHASSWKLWANYIHTTPAHERERKKTELPPLSIIKFFRSVPTSEAVQLECSRQGLSVATTINDAFAAELSTLEEEADQIISLGQRLKHRISALRTRSSINSSLVSAFQEAHRPEENEISCSLVDNISDMVDVDHM from the exons AtgatgtcaataagaagaagaaacaaaacaacaacaataCCGTTTCTCATCGCCCGCAATAAACAGCAACTGCAGTTTCATTGTTTTGGATCGTTTTGCAg CATGATGGAGGATGGAGAAGGCTACACTGACCGAGACACCGGTAGCAGCTATGAGGAATCAGTGCATCAAGCTGAAAATGGTGTGGCTTTGGAGGATTCCGACAAATATATAATCGAAGCACTTGACGATGATCCTGAGGAATACGTGCATCAAAACGAAAATGGTGTGGATTTGGAGGATTATGAGAAATACACAATTAAAGCGCTTGACGATGATCCCATGGTTAATCCTTTAGATGACGATAACGAGACAGATGGTCCTAGTCTCAGAGACGACGTAAACGATGAGCAGACGAATCATGATGCTAAGCGCAGTCGAAAAAACAACTTGTCCCTATCCGCCTCCTTCTTCAAGCGTCGATTTGTTGGCGAAACATCCGGCAGCCTCATAGCATCGCAAACTATTTCAGGTGATTCAGTCGACGAAATATTGAGGAGCGTATGGACTATTGTCAAACCGATGATATGCCGTGAAGTAATCTTTGTTATGGAGAAAGGAAACCAAATACCAACATGGGGCGAAAGCGACCCGACCTACGACGATATGGGAAAATTCATATATATGCAAAACCATCAAAATCGAAGACGTGTCGATATCAGCCAGATTAGTAGTAAGCTTCTTATTAGCTGGCGAGGAAAAGTTATTCGGGTTCATGTGCATATTTATTCTACGGCTGTATTCTGCAAACAACTGTGGGATTTGGTGGACAAGCAGTTGGTGAAATTTCAGCAAACGGACCGAGCAGGTGCGCCCAGTAATCAGTCCCTGTCTCAACTGGCAGATGAGCTTCGAGAACTTCATGGCAAGCATTTCACTGGACACGCAAGCTCGTGGAAACTGTGGGCAAACTACATCCACACCACACCCGCGCATGAACGAGAGCGAAAAAAAACTGAGCTACCTCCACTTTCCATAATAAAGTTCTTTCGATCTGTTCCTACTTCGGAAGCTGTACAGCTTGAATGCTCTCGCCAGGGATTGTCTGTTGCTACTACCATCAACGATGCGTTTGCTGCAGAGCTTTCGACATTGGAGGAAGAAGCGGATCAAATCATATCTCTAGGACAGCGATTGAAGCACCGTATCAGCGCACTGCGAACACGATCGTCCATCAACTCAAGCCTAGTTTCAGCGTTCCAGGAGGCTCACAGACCAGAAGAAAACGAAATAAGTTGTTCTCTTGTAGATAACATTTCGGATATGGTTGATGTGGATCACATGTAA